In Sciurus carolinensis chromosome 16, mSciCar1.2, whole genome shotgun sequence, the genomic window gagctgctgggattacaggcatgcaccactgtacttgatcttttttaaagtttgagacagtgtctcactgtgTTACTTAGGTCCATGcttaattgctgagactggctttgaacttgggattgtTCTTTATAAGCAAGAAGTTAGTAATTCTGTGTCTAGTGAaaaacccttttcctttttttttttttttttttggtggggctgggaattaaacccagggactcatgaatgctaggcaagcactttatgactgatctacattcccagccataGCCATTGTTCTTGctctttaagataaataaaaggttacatatcaacaaattaatgatTGTAAGATTTTCATACTTAGTATtgttttgaacccagaggtgattCACCtttgagccacatttccagcccttttaattttttattttgagacaatagttttgctgaattgctgagggtcctgctgagttgctaaggctggctttgaacttgtgatcgtcatgccttagcctctcaagtggCGGGGACTGCAGCGATTGCCGTCGTGCCACTATTCCTGGagattctgtgatttttaaatccagaaaaTTGCAATAAGAGAGAAGATACTTAGATTAGATAGAGAATAAAGTGATGAACCTAGTTAGGGCTGACTAGCCTAGACTTTCTAAGGAAATAACTTTTCATTTGAGACATGATGTGAAACCAGCCAGGCAAAGAACTTGGTTTAGAGAATTTCTAGCAAATTGAACAGTTGATGGAAAACTTTGGAAAGGTAAAAGACTTGGCTTATTTCAGATGTTTGAAGAATAATATTTGGTCTATACTGAACAGTGGGgaaagcaagtcaagaaatgttGGATAAGATTTTGACTGAGATATGCTGAAAGGAAAGGTTATGGACAATATCATGAATTATGGTagtgtttggattttattctaagtacACAGAGTACCTAAATAGTCTGGCTATTGCACACAGCCTCTGCCAGCAAAACCTTACTTGAGTCCAGCTGTCCCTATGTATCTAGATATAGGACTATACTGATGACTTTCTTAGGTTAGGAGACTCACTAGATACTGACATAGGACAGATTACTTATCACTGTACTTATTTCTGCAGTAGTCTTTGAGAACCTCAACTTTTATTGTTGAGTCCACCCTTGGGCGGCTTCTCATCACTCCTTATAGCAGCAGATAGGTGAACTGTTTATCCATTGTCCCCTCACTCATCCTTCCTTACTGACATCTCCAATTTTAATTGAGATGTCCACGTTCCCGACTAGAGTATATTTCCTTACCTCTCTTGAAGCTACTCAAGTATACATACATGACAGTCTGGCCAGTGAGAGGAAGACCAACATGCTATGTGCAACTTCCAGAAAGGTCCCTCAAAGTGAACACTTTGCCCTGATCACCACCTGCTGCCTTTgtgaaataaggaaaggaaaacctGAACGCCACCTTGGGCCATGAGGTGACCTTGAGAACACAAGCCTCACAATAAGTGTGGCAAATAGGAGTGGGGGCCTTGATACTCACCAAGAAAAAGCCCACCTTCAGAATTCTTATGTGCAGGAAGAACATGCCCATGTATTTTAAGCAATGCACATCAGGGGAGTTTGTGTGTCTGTAGCCATTCCTAACCTTGCGTGTCCTGACCCTGTGCCTGAGCATGTTCCATGGAGTCTGGACTCTTATTAGCCAATTTTGCAAATGAGACCTCAACACAGGAAGTCCCCTGCCTAAGGTGATTCAATCAGATAGGGCAATGTGCTAAGTCAGTGATTCTCACTTCTGGCTGCATATTAGAATTTCCCAGAGAGCCATACTAAGACTAGTTAATTGGAAGTGTGgtgaacataaaaatatatacgCAGTCTCAGAGAAGACTCCCTTACCTTAAGATACttagaaaggggaaaaagagacTTTGCAGTGAAGTCTGGCAGACACCCCCTTAACCTAGAGCTCCACGTGAACACCAGTCATGGGTGACATAGGATGCTGCAAGTACACAGCCCTCCTGTGGTGTTCCTGCCAAAGATGCAAGACCTCACCTATCTATGAGGAAACACTGGAAAGATAGATGGAAGAAATAGAATAGTACTCAAATGGGATCCCCTTATGCATATGGAAAGAGATAGTTcacacagatgaagaaaatactgtcttttcaacaaaatatCTCAAGTCAAACCATGGAGGCCAGAAAGAAGTGGCACATTTTTTTGAGTATTGAAAGTACTTTGTATCCCACATCCTATATCCCCAAGAATATTCTTTAAGAATGAAGCAGACCTACACTGTTAATTATTAGGGGACaggcaaatcaaaatcacagttACTACTTTACACCTATAAAAATGGCTATAATAATAATTTGTCACACATTGTGtgtatctgtaatcccagtgacccataatactgaggcaggaggattgcaagttcaagtccagtctcagcaacatagtgagaccctgtctcataaacaaacaaaaataaaatgtgagggCAAGGATGTGGAAATTTGAAACTTGGTGCATTGTAACAGAATATAATAAGCTGCCATGGGAAACAGTATGGTGGTTACTAAATAAAACAAGTGTAATCACCATATGATGCAGTTCCAgatagttttataagaaactgcttCACAAATTTTCTAGGCAAAGTTCATCTTAAAACTTAAAACCGTAGCTGGggactgtggcacatgcctgtaatcccagcgacttgggaggtgaagcaggaggatctcaagttgaaagccagcttagcaacttagcaaaatcctgtctcaaaacagaaaattttaaaaaatggctgggttgtggctcagtggtaaagtgcccctgatttaatccctgctacaaaaacaaaacaaaacaaaaaataagaccAAACAAAAAAGCCACAAAAACTTTAAATTGTAGGTAtatgagctggggttgtagctcaattgtagagcacttgcctagtagtgtgacgccctgggttcaattctcagcactgcatataattaaataaataaaataaaggtctattaacaattaaaaaaattttaaaaactatggtcatttaaaaaaaatatggaggCATGTTCAATGATTACTACAGAAATACTTTTTGTTTACACAACCTATTGTGGGTGTTCTGTTAGAGAAGACATCCTCAGTCATCTCTGAGCTCACTGTTGGTTCATCACCGCACCTTCTAGTTCTTCATattaatgttataataaaaataaaatgaacatatgaTACAATGTTTTACTTGGAGAGAACATGGTCATAATATAATCAGTAAATGAGGAGGCAGGGTAGTACACAAAAGGATGCcatgaatacatttatatttctgtggCAGCCCCTGAAATGTTTGGGAAAGCAGAAACACGGACGAGTAGAGTGTCCAAGCAAATGAGACTCCATATTCCGAGACTTTTGGTAGACTGAGAGTAGAACATTGTTAGACCATCCTCTCCACTTGCTACTCACCTAGGAAACCAAGGCAGGCTTGCATCCCTGCTTGAGTGCACAATTCTTTTGTTAGTCACCACTGTTAGCATATAACAGTATTTATTAACCTACAAGTAAACTTACTTTAGACCTAATCCCTAGATCCCCATGTGTCTGAAGAGAAGTTCTGTAACCTTATCTAACCTGTCCCAGTTATTTTACTCTAAAGTTTATCCTGAATGTAGtctaaaaaccaaccaaacaaaaagcaaagaaactaagcataaatataattattcaagGCTACATTTCACAATGTTCTGTTCAGACAAggcatgatatattttatttttatgcaccttttaagtttaattttttttttttttatcatgtccTTTCCCTCATCATCCGATACTTTTTTTGCTCTGAAAGTATCTGCAAGTTCAGGACTGACAAGTATGATTACATGTACTGTCAACTGGCAACTACTGTCCCTTTCTGCAGGCCAGAGGGGGCTGcttaatgttttcagtgtcagaTGCTTGAACCATGAACTGTTTTCCTGGTTACTGCTATGTTCAATGAGtaaaaggcttttaaaattttctgaattttattagaCTTCATACATACAGTAAATGCTAGTTATAAGTACTTCTTCCCAAGAAGGATCTAACATGGTTCAGATTGCTATTGAGCTTCATATGTTCATGGATAAGATGCTGTAAAAGTTACTATCTTAGTAGATTTCtgattctcaaatataaaaatctttccaGTGATTGATCTTGGATTTTTCAGAGAACGACATTTCCTTTGAGATAGGTTAAGTATAAGAgggttattttatatgaaaaatatttttcataattctctCTACTTATTCTCAAATTATACTCACCTGTTTCTCTTCTAACATCCCTTTCTCCTGTGTGAATTCTTTGATGTTCAAAATGTCCTAAAATCGGCATCTAGTATTCACTTGTAATTGGAATTGCTCTGTTTTGTGTAGGACTTGAGCAACAAAAGGCCTTCCTACATTTACTGCCTTCACACAAACAGCTTCGCACTATTATTAAATTATacggtttttatttttatcttttttagcaAAAATTCTCTATTTGAATGACTGCTAAAAACTTTTCTACATTGACTGTTGAAAAAGGTCTCAAATGTTTAGCAATATCTCCCATAACTGAAAAGACTTAAGATATTCTCCTGGACAAAATCATTCCAGTGTTGAATATACACCAAAAACATAACAAGAATAATTatggcattatttttattataacacaaaatataaaaatacaaatatccatCAATTGGATAAATAGCAGTATATTCTTAAAATGGAAtagtatataaaatgaatatatactaCTGCCACATGAAATGCTATACCAATCTTAAAATGTTCAgtaaaacaaagcagaacatgAATTCATggtgtctaaataaaaaatatgtaaataaaaattgaaagcatgcATAAACTAGTTTAATGAGGTTATAAGCCAGGGaagtggtaattttttttctttttctttcttttttgtagaaGTGGTAATCCTTGGGGAAGtaaaaactactttttattttatagactgaaaaaattcatatttttaaaaattttaatggagaTCAATGCTGATACCATTTTGTAGTTTACTTCTAcatgtattgtatttttaaataaagccttTGAGTCAGCAGGTAGGTACAGTTACAAACTATAATTGAGTGTCAGTGCTGACAACCCAATAACAATGATCACACCCATTTCTTTTGCTAGTAAACAGTAGATTTGTGGTGTGGAACTTTAAAGACTGTTGTTACATTTGTGATTAAAATTACATCAACATGTTTAAGCATGCCTTTCTTTTTAAACCTAAAGGTTTACGTTAACTTGGAACGACTTTATAAAGAAACCACTTTATTTATTGCATTTCCATGTTTTCTCCCTTATGCGTTCTCTGATGGACAATGAGGCTTCTCCTGTAACTGAAGGACTTACCACACTCATTACAAATATAGGGTTTCTCCCCTGTGTGAGTTCTTTGATGTACAATAAGATTTGTCTTCTGGCGGAAGTActttccacattcattacatttatatGGTTTTTCTCCCGTGTGAGTTCTTTGATGATGAAGGAGATAAGACTTCCTGCTAAAGGCTTTCCCGCATTGAGGACATTCATAGGATTTCTGACCTGTGTGTATTTTCTGATGTACAGTCAGGGTTGCTTTCTGGCGAAAGGActtcccacattcattacagatatagggtttctctcctgtatgaattctctggtgtagATTGAGATTTGTCTTCTGAGTAAATgatttcccacattcattacattcatatGGTTTTTCTCCTGTGTGAGTTCTGTGATGATCAATGAGGTATGATTTCATTCTAAAAGCTTTCCCACAGTGAGGACATTCATAAGATTTCTCCCCTGTATGTGTTCTTTGATGCGATACAAGGGTTGTCTTCTGGCGGAAAGACTTTCCACATTCATTACAAATATAAGGTTTGTCCTCGTTGTGAGTTTTCTCATGAAGAGCAAGGGTAGTCTTCTGGGAGAAGGATTTACCACATTCATTACAAATATAGGGCTTCTCCcctgtatgagttctctgatGTACAGTAAGGTTTGCCTTCTGGTGAAAGGACTTTCCACATTCTTCACAAATATAAGGTTTCTCccctgtatgaattctctgatgtagAGAGAGTGTTACCTTCTGGCGGAAGGACTTTCCACAGTCATTACACTTATatggtttctctcctgtgtgagttcTCTGATGACGAATGAGGTGTGACTTCAATCTGAAGGCATTTCTACATTGTGGACATTCATATGACTTCTCTCCTGTATGTGTTCTCTGATGATCAGTGAGTGCTGTCTTTAGGCGGAAGGACTTACCACACTCATTACAAACAaagggtttctctcctgtgtgagttcTCTGATGATCAATAAGATAGGACTTCCTTCTGAATGCATTCCCACACTGATGGCATTGATAGGGTTTTTCCTCTGTGTGAATTCCCTGATGCAGAATCAAAACTGACTTTCTGCAGAACGATTTCCCACATTCAGCACATGTATGCTTTTTTTCAATATGGCCTgctcttctctttttattctgcACAGGTGGTGTTTCCCCTTTGTACACTCTATTGTGTGTGATTAAGCCTCCCTTTTTAAGGAATGATTTCTCACACTCATTGTATCCAAATGACTGTGCTGGAGTTACCATCTTCTGAAACTGCATAAGCACATCATTATGATGGAAGGTCCTATCACTTTGATTATGGGATTTGATTTCAGCAGGGACTGTTTCTTGCTTATTGTTAAGGAGGGATTTCCCATATCCATTGTACTCATTAAGTCTCTTTCTTGCAGGACTTAGATTACTGAGAATTAATCctgaaacattttccaaaatcttCCCATGAGTGTCATATTCAGGAGGTAAATTCTTTGAATCAGCAGATTTTTTGACTAGATCAAATGTTCTCTCATATATGCCATTCTTCTCCTTGATAACTCTTTTGTGGTTAATGCACACAACTGATCTAGAATACTTATCTTGGTGTTCCTTGAATTTCATTAACAAGTCTTCAGCTTTCcagttttcttctaaaaaaaaaaaaataacttgtgaCTCTTTATAAATTTGCTAGGGAAAGGGTCTACTGAATTCTAACATGAGGATATGAGACTGTAGAAAAGGCCCAGGACAAATTATTCCCTGCCTGGGGAAGAGATATAGAACCTAAATAAAATGTCTGCTTCAGCCTGCTTCAGCTGGCTGTAGTGGCACCCACTTGtagtcccagaggctcaggaggctgaggcaggatgacggcaagttcagagccagcctcagcaacttagtgaggtcctaagcaactcagtgagaccctatctctaaataaaatacaaaaatagggctggggatgtggctcagtggtagagagcccctgggttcaattcccagtccaaaaacaacaacaattcTGCTTCAATGTGGTAAAGAGTGAAAAAGACAAATGAGCAATGAACACTATTAATACCTTTTACATCCTGCAGAACTTCATAGACAAAGTAAAATAGAGAGTGGTGGAAAAAGGGATTGATAGAAAAATAGATTCACAGACAATGAAGTAAGTGTATaaagtgttgggggctgtgccagccagaacggcgcctgatcacatcggaggtggggaggttaattgacataaacACACTCACATtatttatcactggccatattcacttaagtccacgcgcacaacgtgtgcacaggtgttccccagcgcgcctgctcattttgacccttgccgtgatggggcagctggctcctcgcctgatcacAACTgtcgtggccccgccctccgcctcctggagggaatataagcgggcagtaggcgggGGCGCGAGAGTAAGGAACAGCAaacagagcagcagctagcagaaagaagcaaagagaagccactagcagaaaggaagaagaaaaggcagcaaggaGATAGGAGTGGCTCACACAGTGAAGCAGCAGGCAGCtgcggaaggcagatcacagagaagagaattgagaacacacctctagatgaCAAATAGACAGATAGAAATACGTggacacatcactaagaagcacctcagatagactcacccttagttcacaggatgcaggatgcacctttaagaagcagcagcagaactaagaagaaatagatctttgaaagtgtagtctctcttaagcaaagtctctctttctctcttatgcaaggcgtttctctctctctaagaaaaacctttcttcctcaatagcccagggaacaagcgaataagcaagaaagcagcccactaaaagaaagaagcagttcgtttccagtccaccacccataaagacccgcaCAAATttttgctgcaggcggtgacaaatacccgtggattttgcaccgcaaagagccagtgacaatAAAGGGCATTATACTTTAAGCAAAATGGATAAGAAAGTATTTGTAGAAATATTTGTTCAGGGAAAATATTAAGAGAAGGATTATTTTTGCAGGACACAGATCACATATACTTTAATATAGGCAATTAATGAAATAAGTACTGAACACCTAACATGTTATATAATTCAGCAAAGATTAAACAGAAGGTCttttatttggaagaaaagaatCCTTAAGCATAAATCATATACAATCAGACTTCAAATTATATGATTGTATTcaggaattgtgtgtgtgtgttctaatgAGTAGGCAGCACAGGAATTCAGATAAGAGGAAGGTAGATCTGATGTGAAGTAATGAAGAAATAGTTCATGGAAAAGGAATATAGCTTATGGAAGGGAACACATAACATCAATAAAAGTACCTATGTGATGACAAATTCTCCATTTATGGAAAAACTTTAGAGCCTAAATCAAATGGAaacagttttgtgtgtgtgtgtgtgtgtgtgtgtgtgtgtgtgtgtgtgtgtcattgcCAGGgtttgaatgcaggggcactcaatccctgagtcacatccacagccctttttattatttattttgaggcagggtctaagttgtttagggcctcactaagttgctgaggctggctttgaacttgcaatcctgcctcagtctcctgagctgctgggattacaggcagcacCAGTGTGCCTGGCTGGAAACTGATTTTTTATCCATGCACTTTATAAAGATCAGTAAGAATTCCGGATGGGGacagagctcagttggtagagtgcttgctgcatgcacaaggccctgggttcaatcccttgcaccacaaaaaaaaattaaaaaataaaataaaattttgcatgagagaaaagttgaaaagacTAGATGAAGGCTTATTGAGGTAGTCAAAGAGGAGAACTTTCTATTTCAATAAGTAATGGCATATCTTGTTAGGAAAGtaataatataaattgaaatGGGACAAAAGTTATAACAAAGGCAAACTGTAAAAGTAATGAAGAGATgacatgaattttcattttgtatatcaGTGAGAAATGAAGAGTATAACAGAATGTTAATATATTTCACAGGCTGATAAACAAGTGTGAACAGATCCAGAAGAAATGATGATAGAGAGAAGACTCAGGCTGCTATCATGGCAAGAATACAATAactaagaaataatagaaaagaatttaagaGCTGAGAAGTCgataattttcatttctgacaTGCTGTAACAAAACAGGTGAGAGGAGAGACTACAGTACTTTAGAGGGACTAGAGTGGAGGTGGGAGAACATGCGAGTAGCTGACGCCAGAGCCAGCTACAGAAAATGAGCAGCTGAAGTTCTGAGAATGGAGGAGTTGGCATGATTTAAAGGCAGATCCCTTGAAGATATGTTAGAGATTGAAAACTAAGAGTACAGTGAGACAgtgtatatttattcttttaaacataTGTGACTCTTATGTGTTAGGCACTGTTAGGAAGTATGGACACACTGGTGAAGAAAAGAGACTAAGTTCTAAAATAATCACTCAAGAAATCAGGATAAGAATGAGTTAGTGTTGTTTACCCAAACCAAGGGTTGATTGTAGGAATGATGATCAGCCACATAAAATGAACCACAGAGATTTAATGGAGAACAACTGTAACTAAGGAAAGTCTAAGCAGAAGCCAAGTGAGTTTTAAAGTTAACAGATTTGTAGTGAGAATGGGAACTAAAGCTTAGTGCAGGAAACCCTCAGgtattatgaaggaaaaaaacaacagtaaAGTAAGACTACttgctgagaattttctcttcttaaaggatagatttacttatttctttaggtactggggattgaacctaggggtccttaatcagtgagccacatgtccagccctttttattttaagacagggtcttgctaagttccttagggccttgctaacttgctgaggctggccttgaacttgcaatcctcttgcctcagcctcccaaactcactgggattacaggtatgcaccaccacacccctcttaaaaaacagatttaagaATGCCTGAAAGAGATCTATCACAATGGAAAGGACTGAAAATGCTGGAGAGacagaaatgagaaaagcaaaaagaaaaaaactcacagTACACTTTAAGGAGTAATACcaaacaaactagaaaaaaactattttaaaagaatgatagaaatttgttttttggttttggttgttttgttggttttttaaaaagtatatttctaATCTTTAgggttttatatgtatatatttttagctgtaggtggacagaatacctttatgttatttttatgtgatgctgaggatcaaacccagggtcttaagTGCGAAGTAAGTGAGTGCGctgtcactgaaccacaaccagAGCCCCGTTGATTGTTTTTCTGAGGtgagtcttactatgttgcctgggccagcctcaaactcctgggctcaagagattctcctgcctcaggctcccacaCAGCTGGGATCATATGCTGTGCCCACATGCTGTGCCCATCTCAGAAATCTGGTTTTAAGTTTTATGGACACAAAGGTCATTTTGAAAGTTAGGAATCTTTAAAAAGATACTCCTAAGACATTCCAAAAGTACACCCAACACctgattcctttaaaatttactttccaCTTTTCATCTGCTTATAACAATGACTTACCTAAACAGGCATGACCTGTAAATGAGGTCCAGGGCTCTTCTCCTCGTTCTAATTTGAGGATCACATCAGGTTTGGTCATGTCACATCCTGATAAGGGAAAAGAAGACTTACGTTGGTTGGGCTTCAGTGCCTTTGAAAGATAAAGATGTGTGTTCAATATTGCAAATGAAGGTTCTCATTCATGTAACAGTAAACTGAGAACCTTGCAACAGGCAAGGGAGACACCATCA contains:
- the Znf567 gene encoding zinc finger protein 567 isoform X2; the encoded protein is MAQKSVSFKDVTVDFSQEEWQHLDSTQKTLYMDVMLENYCHLISVGCDMTKPDVILKLERGEEPWTSFTGHACLEENWKAEDLLMKFKEHQDKYSRSVVCINHKRVIKEKNGIYERTFDLVKKSADSKNLPPEYDTHGKILENVSGLILSNLSPARKRLNEYNGYGKSLLNNKQETVPAEIKSHNQSDRTFHHNDVLMQFQKMVTPAQSFGYNECEKSFLKKGGLITHNRVYKGETPPVQNKKRRAGHIEKKHTCAECGKSFCRKSVLILHQGIHTEEKPYQCHQCGNAFRRKSYLIDHQRTHTGEKPFVCNECGKSFRLKTALTDHQRTHTGEKSYECPQCRNAFRLKSHLIRHQRTHTGEKPYKCNDCGKSFRQKVTLSLHQRIHTGEKPYICEECGKSFHQKANLTVHQRTHTGEKPYICNECGKSFSQKTTLALHEKTHNEDKPYICNECGKSFRQKTTLVSHQRTHTGEKSYECPHCGKAFRMKSYLIDHHRTHTGEKPYECNECGKSFTQKTNLNLHQRIHTGEKPYICNECGKSFRQKATLTVHQKIHTGQKSYECPQCGKAFSRKSYLLHHQRTHTGEKPYKCNECGKYFRQKTNLIVHQRTHTGEKPYICNECGKSFSYRRSLIVHQRTHKGENMEMQ
- the Znf567 gene encoding zinc finger protein 567 isoform X3 — encoded protein: MDVMLENYCHLISVGCDMTKPDVILKLERGEEPWTSFTGHACLEENWKAEDLLMKFKEHQDKYSRSVVCINHKRVIKEKNGIYERTFDLVKKSADSKNLPPEYDTHGKILENVSGLILSNLSPARKRLNEYNGYGKSLLNNKQETVPAEIKSHNQSDRTFHHNDVLMQFQKMVTPAQSFGYNECEKSFLKKGGLITHNRVYKGETPPVQNKKRRAGHIEKKHTCAECGKSFCRKSVLILHQGIHTEEKPYQCHQCGNAFRRKSYLIDHQRTHTGEKPFVCNECGKSFRLKTALTDHQRTHTGEKSYECPQCRNAFRLKSHLIRHQRTHTGEKPYKCNDCGKSFRQKVTLSLHQRIHTGEKPYICEECGKSFHQKANLTVHQRTHTGEKPYICNECGKSFSQKTTLALHEKTHNEDKPYICNECGKSFRQKTTLVSHQRTHTGEKSYECPHCGKAFRMKSYLIDHHRTHTGEKPYECNECGKSFTQKTNLNLHQRIHTGEKPYICNECGKSFRQKATLTVHQKIHTGQKSYECPQCGKAFSRKSYLLHHQRTHTGEKPYKCNECGKYFRQKTNLIVHQRTHTGEKPYICNECGKSFSYRRSLIVHQRTHKGENMEMQ
- the Znf567 gene encoding zinc finger protein 567 isoform X1, producing MKDSFKSQCYTSHIITKKSPKRSLVGADRHEHKHAPVNPSLHFPPHGHAHTPSFRGMGSMLRMSVRAQGAADFLNRSVFLTQTQVTSLRQTTIRLGRGVCDQSLKAAPEVCGKCSSKPEKPGCREGALSLRPRGTRCGDPWETARGNTQAQAVGQWPKKSVSFKDVTVDFSQEEWQHLDSTQKTLYMDVMLENYCHLISVGCDMTKPDVILKLERGEEPWTSFTGHACLEENWKAEDLLMKFKEHQDKYSRSVVCINHKRVIKEKNGIYERTFDLVKKSADSKNLPPEYDTHGKILENVSGLILSNLSPARKRLNEYNGYGKSLLNNKQETVPAEIKSHNQSDRTFHHNDVLMQFQKMVTPAQSFGYNECEKSFLKKGGLITHNRVYKGETPPVQNKKRRAGHIEKKHTCAECGKSFCRKSVLILHQGIHTEEKPYQCHQCGNAFRRKSYLIDHQRTHTGEKPFVCNECGKSFRLKTALTDHQRTHTGEKSYECPQCRNAFRLKSHLIRHQRTHTGEKPYKCNDCGKSFRQKVTLSLHQRIHTGEKPYICEECGKSFHQKANLTVHQRTHTGEKPYICNECGKSFSQKTTLALHEKTHNEDKPYICNECGKSFRQKTTLVSHQRTHTGEKSYECPHCGKAFRMKSYLIDHHRTHTGEKPYECNECGKSFTQKTNLNLHQRIHTGEKPYICNECGKSFRQKATLTVHQKIHTGQKSYECPQCGKAFSRKSYLLHHQRTHTGEKPYKCNECGKYFRQKTNLIVHQRTHTGEKPYICNECGKSFSYRRSLIVHQRTHKGENMEMQ